In Defluviimonas aquaemixtae, the sequence AGCCGAAAATCATCTCGACACCCTCGGCGTCCACGAAGGCCGTCATCGCTCCCCAGGCAACGCGCAGCACGTCGGGATCGTGGCAGGCCGGGTCGAGACAGAAGCGCCCCATCTCGACCATGCGCCCGCCGAAGCCGGACAATGCCGACAACTCGTAATGCTGCGCCGAATAGCATTGCGCGATCTCGCTCCCACGGCGGAGCACCAGCAGCCGGAACGCCGCCACTAGCCGGCCGGTCCGGGTCTCTTCGACCAAGACATGGTGGCAGATCTCATCGTGGGAATCGGCGTCGCACCGCGCGTCCCCGACGCCGCCGCGGAACGCCCGCCAGCGCAGGTCCAGCGCCCGATCCACATCCTTGCGCCCGTTGGCAAAGCGGGCGACATAGCGGCCCTTGCTCATGTCCAGCATCTCCGATGCACTCCTCGTTGGCGCGCATCCTGTCGCGCCCGGCGTTTTTCCTGCTACATTCTACGCGAGAACTGCAACGAAACGACAACAGAGCGGAGAGCCGGAATGGCCGCGAAGATTGTGAAAACGGATGAGGAATGGCGCAAGCAACTCGGCGATCTGGCCTACAAGGTGACACGCCAGCACGGAACCGAACGCGCCGGCACGCATGACAGCTTTCCGAAGGGGCCTGCCGCCTATCATTGCGTCTGCTGCGGCGCGCCGGTCTTCGAGTCCGAGTCTAAGTACGAATCAGGCACCGGCTGGCCGAGCTTCTTTCAGCCTTACTCGCCGGAGGCGATCGAGGAAAGCGAAGACCGGAGCTGGTTCATGCGCCGCACCGAGGTTCATTGCGCGGCCTGCGACGCCCATCTCGGGCACGTCTTTCCGGACGGCCCGAAGCCCACGGGCCTGCGCTACTGCATCAACGGCGTCGCGCTTGATCACAAGCCGAAGTCGTGACGGCGCCAGTCCATAGCACCTCAGTTGTCGTTCAGTATCTGGCCCGCGCTGATGTTGCCGATGTTGCCGAGAAGCTGGCGCAGGAAGCTCAGGCCCTTGATGTTGCTGTCGGTCACGCGGCGAGACAGGACGACCGCTTGCCCGTCCTCGAGCCCGAAGCGTTCGACATTCTCGACCGTGCCATTTTCGGCGAAGCTGACGGCGAGGACCTGGCGCTCCACTTCCTCGGGCGCGCGGGCACCGAAATGGCGGAAGCGGCTGCCGACATAGTACCAGGCTGCGCCGGTCAGAAGCCCGGTCGACGACGGGCGCCCGACGGCCTGGGCCACATCGTCGCGCGTGGACTCGCCGACAACGACTTTTTCAAGGTCCTCGTCACGCGGCACGTAGCCGTGATTTCGGTAGATCGCCGTGCAAGAGGCGAGCGCGACGAGCATCAGCACGATCGCGCCGTGCCGCATCCCGGAACCGAGCCTGCTCATTCCCACCCTCTTGCCTTGCTGCCTCAAGCCTTCTATCCGGCTTACAACAAGCCGGTGCAATCCTTCAAGGACGAAGCTCCATCCGCCGTGATCCACCTGCCAAACCATTGGGGCGCGCGACATGACGTCCGTTGATCCGATCTTCACCCATCCGTTCCGCGTCGCGGATCTCGCTCAGCGCCGGCCGAGCCGGTTCAACATATCTCCCGACGAAGCCGCGCGGCGGCGGATTGCCGATGCGCTCGGGCTCGTCGCGCTGGATGGGCTCAGCTTCAAGGGCGAGCTCATGCCGGATGGCCGCAAGGACTGGATTCTTGAGGCATGGCTGACGGCGCGCGTCACGCAGCCTTGCGTCATCACGCTGGCCCCCGTCAGCACGGAGATTTCGGAGGACGTGCGCCGCCGTTACCTGATGGACATGCCGGAACCAGAAGGCGACGAGGTCGAAATGCCGGAGGACGACAGCGCCGAAGCTCTGACGGATGTGATCGACGCAGGCGCCGTTTTGATCGAGGCGCTGACGCTCGCCCTGCCGCCCTATCCACGCGCCGAGGGGGCAGAGCTGGGCGCGGCGCAGTTCGCCGAACCTGGAACAGCCCCCCTTCAGGACGAGGCGCTTCGCCCGTTTTCGGGGCTCGCCGATCTGATGAGCAAGGGCAAGACGGAGGAATGAACACACGCCGCACAAATGCGCTCGAAAATGGCCACAAAACACTTGCGCCCGCGCGGAATCGCAGTATGTTCCCGGCCTCGCTTGAACGTTGGGTTCGCACCGGTCGCTCCGCGGTCGCCTTGTGACGAAACCCCAGGAAAACCGGGGCCCCGGCCCCAAATAACCCGAGGTTGAGACATGGCTGTCCCTCAGAACCGAGTCACGCGGTCCCGCCGCAACATGCGTCGCGCCCATGACGCACTGTCCGCCGCGAACCCGAACGAATGCCCGAACTGCGGCGAACTCAAACGCCCGCATCACGTTTGCGGCGCGTGCGGTCACTACAACGACCGTGAAGTGGTCGCCCAGACCGCCGAGATCGACCTGGACGAAGACGCGGCCTGAGGCCGCGTTGCGGTTGGCCGGCGATATGCCGTCAGCGCAGGTCATGACGCCGGAAGCCCCGAAAGCTGGGACTTCCGGACGCATTGTCATTTCCGTTGACGCGATGGGCGGCGACCGTGGCCCCGCGGCTGTCGTCGCCGGCATGGCCGAGTCGGCTGACAAGAACCCTGACATCGAGTTCATCGTCCACGGCCCGGAGGACGAGCTTCGACGGCTCATTTCGCATCGTCGTGGCCTGTCTGAACGCTGTACGATCCGTCACGCGGCAGGTGTCGTGACGATGCAGGACAAGCCAAGCCAGGTCATGCGCCATGGCGAGGGCACGTCGATGTGGTCCGCGATTGAAAGCGTCAAGAACGGCGAAGCGACGGTCGCGGTGAGCTGCGGCAACACCGGTGCGCTCATGGCCATATCGATGATACGGCTCAGAAAGCTGCCGGGCATCAACCGGCCCGCAATCGCATGCCTCTGGCCATCGCGAAATCCCGGCGGATTCAACCTGATGCTGGACGTCGGCGCCGACATCAAGGCTGACGCGCCGGACCTTCTGCAATACGCGCTGATGGGCGCCTCCTATGCCCGCAACGGCCTTGGCATCACCCGGCCGCGCGTTGGGCTCCTGAACGTCGGCACTGAAGAGCACAAGGGCCGCGCCGAGCTCAAAGCCGCGCAGGATCTGATCGAAGCTGCGACCGAGGCGGGCAGTTTCGACTACGTTGGGTTCGTCGAAGGTGGAGATTTGCCCTCGACGCGGGTCGACGTGATCGTCACCGACGGCTTTACCGGCAACATCGCGCTGAAGACCGGAGAAGGCACCGCGAAACTTGTCGGCGCCTTCTTGCGCGACGCGTTCAACGCGACGTTGCTGTCGCGATTCGCGGCCCTTCTCGCGGTTGCGTCACTTCGCCGGTTGCGCAAGCGCATCGACCCGAGGCGCCAGAATGGCGGCGTGTTCCTCGGGCTGAACGGGACCGTCGTGAAATCGCACGGCTCGGCCGACTCGACCGGGGTTTCGGCCGCGATCAAGCTTGCCTTCCGGCTTGCGCAGTCGGGCTTTCGAGAGCGTCTTGCGGCACGGGTTGCCTCTGTCGCTCAGGCGGGGCAGGATGCGGATCTAGCGGCTGTAGAAGACAGGAATTCCGAATGACGATCCGTGCCGTGGTCCGGGGCGTCGGGCACTACCTGCCCGAGCGCGTGGTCCCGAATTCCGAGTTCGAAGCGCGGCTCGACACGAGCGACGAATGGATCCGCAGCCGCACCGGGATCGAGCGACGCCACTTCGCCGCCGAGGGCGAGACGACGTCGGATCTGGGCGCTAGGGCGGCAAAGGCCGCATTGGCCGACGCGGGCCTCGGGCCCGAGGATCTCGACGCACTTATCGTGGCGACGTCCACCGCCGACCTGACCTTTCCATCGGCCGCGACAATGGTTCAGGAAAAGATCGGCATGCGGAGCGGATTCGCCTTCGACGTACAGGCGGTCTGCGCGGGCTTCGTCTTCGCGCTCGCCAATGCCAATGCGCTGATCCTCTCAGGCCAGGCGCGACGCGTTCTGATCATCGGAGCGGAGACGTTCAGCCGCATCCTCGATTTCGACGACCGTGCCACCTGCGTCCTGTTCGGCGACGGCGCCGGCGCGGTGGTCGTAGAGGCCGCAAAAGGCAAGGGCAATGCGACCGATCGCGGCGTCCTGGCCACCGATCTGCACAGCGACGGCTCGCATCGCGAGTTGCTTTACGTCGATGGCGGCGTATCCACGACCGGTACGTCGGGCCACTTGCGCATGCAGGGCAATCAGGTCTTCCGCCACGCTGTGGAAAAGTTGGCCGAAACCGCCCATGCCGCGCTCGACAAGGCCGATCTGACGCCGGCCGACGTCGACTGGATCGTTCCGCACCAGGCCAACCTGCGCATCATCACGGCGACCGCAAGCCGCATGCAGGTGCCGATGGATAGGGTCGTAGTCACCGTGCAGGACCACGGCAACACCTCGGCCGCATCGATTCCCCTCGCGCTTTCGGTCGGCAAGGAGCGGGGGCAGATCAAGCAAGGCGATCTGATCGTCACGGAGGCGATCGGCGGCGGTCTTTCCTGGGGCTCCGTCGTCCTGCGCTGGTGAATTGTTGCTTGAAAACCCACAGTCAAGCCGTTGATATTGACTTGGGTTTTCAAAGCGCTCATCTTCGCCCCAGGCAACCGGGGGGACAAGATGGGCGAAAAGACATTGACGCGCATGGATCTGAGCGAAGCAGTGTTCCGCGAGGTCGGGCTTTCGCGCAATGAATCTGCGCAATTGGTCGAAGGCGTTCTTCAACACATGTCCGACGCGCTGGTCACCGGCCAGACCGTCAAAATTTCTTCGTTCGGAACGTTCAGCGTGAGGAACAAGGCCGCGCGGATCGGCCGCAATCCCAAGACGGGCGACGAGGTTCCGATTCATCCGCGCCGTGTTCTGACCTTCCGGCCGTCGCATCTGATGAAGGATCGCGTTGCCGCCGGCAACAAGCGCTGAGGCCCGACGCCATGGAGAAATCGGCTGAGGCGTTTCGGACCATCAGCGAGGTCTCCGAACTTTTGAACACGCCTGCGCATGTGCTGCGATTCTGGGAAAGCCGTTTTTCCCAGATCAAGCCTGTGAAACGCGCGGGCGGGCGCCGGTACTACCGGCCGAACGACCTCGCGTTGCTCGGCGGCATAAAGCGACTTCTGCACGAGGACGGTCTGACCATACGGGGTGTGCAGAAACTCCTTCGTGAACAAGGCATTAAGCACGTGGCGTCGCTGTCGAAGGTGGAGCTGCCGGGAGCTGCCGACACACCCGTCGCGCCGGCGCCCCGGACGGATGAGCGGACGGTCCCTTCCGCGGGCGACCGCGCGGCCGAGCCAGCAGAGCCCCGGTCTTGGCCCGAGGCGCCCACTCCCGATGCTGCTGCCCCGGACGACATGCTTCTGCCCGACCCAAACGAGGTCGCGGCCGAAGAGACCCAGCCCGAGACAGTCGCGCGCAGGCCGGGCCCGCGCACTCTTTCGCCCGTGGCGCCCGGCGCCGAACGGCGCGCCGCGCTGGAACGCGGCGAGGCTCCGATGCATATCGACGTGCCCACGCTGCCGGCGGATGGCGCGGACAATGTCCGGACCTTCCCGGCCGAACAGGGAACGCTCGCCTTCGATGCCGAACCCGACAGCGGCGCCAACCACGATGATCGTCAACCCGCCGCTGCGATGCTGCGCGCGATGGACACGCTGCGGGCGCGCGACAAGAAGGCCGAGTTGATGTCGGTCTATCTGCGCCTTGTCGATCTGCGCGACAGGCTCGCGCGCGACCGCGCGCGCGGCGGCTGATCCGGGTTCCTAGTGTCCCCGTGACGCGTGAAGCATTGCCGGAACGGATGCGTATTGGCGCTTGCCCCTACCCTGCCAATCGGCCTATACACCGCCGCGTCGGGCCGTGGCGCAGCCTGGTTAGCGCGTCCGTCTGGGGGACGGAAGGTCGCGAGTTCGAATCTCGCCGGCCCGACCATCACCGAAACGCCCATCCCCGCACCGGGATGGGCGTTCGCATATCCGGAGGTGCTGCATGACGGGCACGGGAGTCCTCGCCGACAACGCGATCCGCGAACTGATCGCCACGGGCGCGATCGCCGCCGAACCCGCCGTGGACAGCGCACAGATCCAGCCTGCGAGTCTCGACCTCCGGCTCGGCACGACCGCCTATCGTGTGCGCGCCTCGTTCCTGGCCGGCAAGGGGCGGAGCGTAAAGGAGCGGATCGACGAATTCTGCATGCACAGCGTCGATCTGAGCCAGGGCGCGGTGCTTGAAAAGGGGTGCGTCTATCTCGTGCCGCTGGTG encodes:
- a CDS encoding YceD family protein gives rise to the protein MTSVDPIFTHPFRVADLAQRRPSRFNISPDEAARRRIADALGLVALDGLSFKGELMPDGRKDWILEAWLTARVTQPCVITLAPVSTEISEDVRRRYLMDMPEPEGDEVEMPEDDSAEALTDVIDAGAVLIEALTLALPPYPRAEGAELGAAQFAEPGTAPLQDEALRPFSGLADLMSKGKTEE
- the rpmF gene encoding 50S ribosomal protein L32; translation: MAVPQNRVTRSRRNMRRAHDALSAANPNECPNCGELKRPHHVCGACGHYNDREVVAQTAEIDLDEDAA
- a CDS encoding outer membrane protein assembly factor BamE, translated to MSRLGSGMRHGAIVLMLVALASCTAIYRNHGYVPRDEDLEKVVVGESTRDDVAQAVGRPSSTGLLTGAAWYYVGSRFRHFGARAPEEVERQVLAVSFAENGTVENVERFGLEDGQAVVLSRRVTDSNIKGLSFLRQLLGNIGNISAGQILNDN
- a CDS encoding GNAT family N-acetyltransferase is translated as MLDMSKGRYVARFANGRKDVDRALDLRWRAFRGGVGDARCDADSHDEICHHVLVEETRTGRLVAAFRLLVLRRGSEIAQCYSAQHYELSALSGFGGRMVEMGRFCLDPACHDPDVLRVAWGAMTAFVDAEGVEMIFGCSSFIGTDADPHLDAFAMLRERHLAPKRWLPEIKAPSVFRFGGRLRGRAPDPQLAARGMPPLLRTYLAMGGWVSDHAVIDRDLGTMHVFTGLEVQAVPARRAHALRAIAGV
- a CDS encoding beta-ketoacyl-ACP synthase III — encoded protein: MTIRAVVRGVGHYLPERVVPNSEFEARLDTSDEWIRSRTGIERRHFAAEGETTSDLGARAAKAALADAGLGPEDLDALIVATSTADLTFPSAATMVQEKIGMRSGFAFDVQAVCAGFVFALANANALILSGQARRVLIIGAETFSRILDFDDRATCVLFGDGAGAVVVEAAKGKGNATDRGVLATDLHSDGSHRELLYVDGGVSTTGTSGHLRMQGNQVFRHAVEKLAETAHAALDKADLTPADVDWIVPHQANLRIITATASRMQVPMDRVVVTVQDHGNTSAASIPLALSVGKERGQIKQGDLIVTEAIGGGLSWGSVVLRW
- the msrB gene encoding peptide-methionine (R)-S-oxide reductase MsrB, with product MAAKIVKTDEEWRKQLGDLAYKVTRQHGTERAGTHDSFPKGPAAYHCVCCGAPVFESESKYESGTGWPSFFQPYSPEAIEESEDRSWFMRRTEVHCAACDAHLGHVFPDGPKPTGLRYCINGVALDHKPKS
- a CDS encoding MerR family transcriptional regulator, whose translation is MEKSAEAFRTISEVSELLNTPAHVLRFWESRFSQIKPVKRAGGRRYYRPNDLALLGGIKRLLHEDGLTIRGVQKLLREQGIKHVASLSKVELPGAADTPVAPAPRTDERTVPSAGDRAAEPAEPRSWPEAPTPDAAAPDDMLLPDPNEVAAEETQPETVARRPGPRTLSPVAPGAERRAALERGEAPMHIDVPTLPADGADNVRTFPAEQGTLAFDAEPDSGANHDDRQPAAAMLRAMDTLRARDKKAELMSVYLRLVDLRDRLARDRARGG
- the ihfA gene encoding integration host factor subunit alpha codes for the protein MGEKTLTRMDLSEAVFREVGLSRNESAQLVEGVLQHMSDALVTGQTVKISSFGTFSVRNKAARIGRNPKTGDEVPIHPRRVLTFRPSHLMKDRVAAGNKR
- the plsX gene encoding phosphate acyltransferase PlsX, with the translated sequence MPSAQVMTPEAPKAGTSGRIVISVDAMGGDRGPAAVVAGMAESADKNPDIEFIVHGPEDELRRLISHRRGLSERCTIRHAAGVVTMQDKPSQVMRHGEGTSMWSAIESVKNGEATVAVSCGNTGALMAISMIRLRKLPGINRPAIACLWPSRNPGGFNLMLDVGADIKADAPDLLQYALMGASYARNGLGITRPRVGLLNVGTEEHKGRAELKAAQDLIEAATEAGSFDYVGFVEGGDLPSTRVDVIVTDGFTGNIALKTGEGTAKLVGAFLRDAFNATLLSRFAALLAVASLRRLRKRIDPRRQNGGVFLGLNGTVVKSHGSADSTGVSAAIKLAFRLAQSGFRERLAARVASVAQAGQDADLAAVEDRNSE